From the Ursus arctos isolate Adak ecotype North America unplaced genomic scaffold, UrsArc2.0 scaffold_36, whole genome shotgun sequence genome, one window contains:
- the LPCAT4 gene encoding lysophospholipid acyltransferase LPCAT4 encodes MAGGAAAGKAGAEEPRRPGAGSPAPRRPAPGGAPDGALQPQPPLCRAGPGVGAGAPSLPPSPAAMSQGSPGDWAPLDPSPGPSAPPNPFVHELHLSRLQRVKFCLLGALLAPIRVLLAFIVLFLLWPFAWLQVAGLTEKQLQEPITGWRKTVCHNGVLGLSRLLFFLLGFLRIRVRGQRASRLQAPVLVAAPHSTFFDPIVLLPCDLPKVVSRAENLSVPVIGALLRFNQAILVSRHDPASRRRVVEEVRRRATSGGKWPQVLFFPEGTCSNKKALLKFKPGAFIAGVPVQPVLIRYPNSLDTTSWAWRGPGVLKVLWLTASQPCSIVDVEFLPVYHPSPEESRNPTLYANNVQRVMAQALGIPATECEFVGNLPVIVVGRLKVALEPQLWELGKVLRKAGLSPGHVDMGAEPGRSRMISQEEFARQLQLSDPQTVTGAFSYFQQDAQGLVDFRDVALALAALDGGRSLDELTRLAFELFAEEQVEGPGRLLYRDGFSTILHLLLGSPRPAAATLHAELCQAGPHQGLSLCQFQAFSLHDPLHGKLFSTYLRPSPKPQASASGGPAALANGTLPLLKQKGD; translated from the exons ATGGCCGGAGGGGCTGCGGCGGGCAAGGCAGGCGCGGAGGAGCCGCGGCGCCCGGGCGCTGGAAGCCCCGCCCCTCGGCGCCCGGCACCAGGCGGGGCCCCGGACGGAGCTCTGCAGCCGCAGCCGCCGCTCTGCAGAGCGGGACCCGGGGTCGGGGCCGGGGCGCCCTCGCTCCCACCTTCTCCCGCCGCTATGAGCCAGGGAAGTCCGGGGGACTGGGCCCCCCTCGACCCCAGCCCCGGACCCTCAGCGCCCCCCAACCCCTTCGTGCATGAGTTACATCTCTCCCGCCTCCAGAGGGTTAAG TTCTGCCTCCTGGGGGCACTGTTGGCCCCCATCCGAGTGCTTCTGGCCTTTATCGTCCTCTTTCTCCTCTGGCCCTTTGCCTGGCTGCAAGTAGCGGGTCTTACGGAGAAGCAGCTTCAAGAGCCAATTACAGGATGGAGGAA GACTGTGTGCCACAACGGGGTGCTGGGCCTCAGCCGCCTGCTCTTTTTCCTGCTGGGCTTCCTTCGAATTCGTGTTCGGGGCCAGCGGGCCTCTCGCCTTCAAGCCCCTGTCCTTGTTGCCGCTCCCCACTCTACTTTCTTTGACCCCATCGTTCTGCTGCCCTGTGACCTGCCCAAGGTTGTGTCCCGAGCTGAGAACCTTTCCGTGCCTGTCATTGGAG CCCTTCTTCGCTTCAACCAAGCCATCCTAGTATCCCGGCATGACCCGGCTTCCCGTCGCAGAGTGGTGGAGGAGGTCCGAAGGCGGGCTACCTCAGGAGGCAAGTGGCCCCAG GTACTATTCTTTCCTGAGGGCACCTGTTCCAACAAGAAGGCTTTACTTAAATTCAAACCAG GAGCCTTCATCGCCGGGGTTCCTGTGCAACCTGTCCTCATCCGATACCCCAACAGTCTG GACACCACCAGCTGGGCATGGAGGGGCCCTGGAGT ACTGAAAGTCCTCTGGCTCACAGCCTCTCAGCCCTGCAGCATCGTGGACGTGGAG tTCCTCCCTGTGTACCACCCCAGCCCGGAGGAGAGCAGAAACCCCACCCTCTATGCCAACAATGTCCAGAGGGTAATGGCACA GGCCCTGGGCATTCCAGCCACCGAGTGTGAGTTTGTAGGGAACTTGCCCGTGATTGTGGTGGGCCGGCTGAAGGTCGCACTGGAGCCACAGCTCTGGGAACTGGGAAAGGTGCTTCGGAAGGCTGG GCTGTCCCCTGGCCATGTGGACATGGGAGCCGAGCCAGGCCGGAGTCGAATGATCAGCCAGGAAGAGTTTGCCAGACAGCTACAGCTCTCTGACCCCCAGACGGTGACTGGAGCCTTTAGCTACTTCCAGCAG GATGCCCAGGGTTTGGTGGACTTCCGAGATGTGGCCTTGGCACTGGCAGCTCTGGATGGGGGCAGGAGCCTGGACGAGCTGACTCGCCTGGCCTTTGAG CTGTTTGCCGAGGAGCAAGTAGAGGGGCCCGGCCGCCTGCTGTACAGAGACGGCTTCAGCACCATcctgcacctgctgctggggTCACCCCGCCCTGCTGCTGCCACTCTGCATGCTGAGCTGTGCCAGGCGGGTCCCCACCAaggcctctccctct GTCAGTTCCAGGCCTTCTCCCTCCACGACCCGCTCCACGGGAAGCTGTTCAGCACCTACCTGCGCCCCTCCCCGAAACCACAGGCCTCAGCCTCAGGCGGCCCCGCGGCTCTGGCCAACGGGACTCTGCCATTGCTCAAGCAGAAGGGCGACTGA